In the genome of Sphingomonas naphthae, one region contains:
- the pgeF gene encoding peptidoglycan editing factor PgeF: MIQPIRATALAPLPHGFLGREGGVSTGIHAGLNVGLGSDDDRDAIAENRRRAVAAVKPGATLVTLHQVHSAIAVVATPGADDARPHADALATDRPDLLIGILTADCVPVLLADAEAGVVGAAHAGWKGAIGGVTDAVIATMEGLGARRERIAAAIGPCIARPSYEVDDGFFRRFAEDDPANERFFADGVRPGRHQFDIEAYVAARLAGAGIGRVEALGLDTYANESRFFSFRRATHRSESGYGRQIALIGLPG, encoded by the coding sequence ATGATCCAGCCGATCCGCGCCACCGCCCTCGCCCCCCTGCCTCACGGCTTCCTCGGCCGCGAGGGCGGCGTTTCGACCGGCATCCATGCCGGGCTCAACGTCGGGCTGGGATCGGATGACGATCGCGACGCCATCGCCGAGAACCGCCGGCGCGCCGTCGCGGCGGTGAAGCCCGGCGCGACGCTCGTGACGTTGCATCAGGTCCATTCCGCGATCGCCGTGGTCGCCACACCCGGCGCGGACGACGCCCGCCCCCACGCCGACGCGCTGGCGACCGACCGGCCCGACCTGCTCATCGGCATCCTCACCGCCGATTGCGTGCCGGTGCTGCTGGCGGATGCGGAGGCGGGCGTGGTCGGCGCGGCCCATGCCGGGTGGAAGGGCGCGATCGGCGGCGTGACCGATGCGGTGATCGCGACGATGGAGGGGCTGGGCGCGCGGCGCGAGCGGATCGCCGCCGCGATCGGCCCGTGCATCGCCCGGCCGAGCTACGAGGTGGACGACGGCTTCTTCCGCCGCTTCGCCGAGGACGATCCCGCCAACGAACGCTTCTTCGCCGATGGCGTGCGCCCCGGCCGCCACCAGTTCGATATCGAGGCCTATGTCGCGGCGCGGCTGGCCGGCGCGGGTATCGGCCGGGTCGAGGCGCTCGGCCTCGACACCTATGCTAACGAAAGCCGCTTCTTCAGCTTCCGCCGCGCAACCCACCGCAGCGAGTCCGGCTACGGCCGCCAGATCGCGCTGATCGGCCTGCCGGGCTGA
- a CDS encoding SDR family oxidoreductase: protein MADIDPMIHQDGLPGSEATLEPKPDWAPRYPGSGRLAGKVAIVTGADSGIGRAVAALYAREGADVAVLYLCEHEDAAKTVEIVESEGRLAIAIAGDVGDKDWCDAAVEQVIGAFGRLDILVNNAGEQHPDKDIVDITEDQLRRTFQTNIFGMFFLTQAARPHLKSGAAIVNCTSVTMYQGSKELLDYSSTKGAITAFTRSLSENLVEHGIRVNAVAPGPIWTPLNPSGGASPEKLEGFGETTPMGRPGQPNEVAPAFLFLACADSSYMSGQVLHPNGGTIVNG, encoded by the coding sequence ATGGCCGATATCGATCCCATGATCCATCAGGACGGGCTACCCGGATCCGAAGCCACGCTAGAGCCCAAGCCGGATTGGGCGCCGCGCTATCCGGGTTCGGGGCGACTCGCCGGCAAGGTCGCGATCGTGACCGGGGCTGACAGCGGGATCGGGCGGGCGGTGGCCGCACTCTATGCGCGCGAGGGTGCCGATGTCGCGGTGCTGTATCTCTGCGAACATGAGGATGCCGCGAAGACCGTCGAGATCGTCGAGAGCGAAGGCCGGTTGGCCATCGCGATCGCGGGCGATGTCGGCGACAAGGATTGGTGCGACGCGGCCGTCGAGCAGGTGATCGGCGCGTTCGGCCGGCTCGACATCCTCGTCAACAACGCCGGCGAGCAGCATCCCGACAAGGATATCGTCGATATAACCGAGGATCAGCTTCGCCGCACCTTCCAGACCAACATCTTCGGCATGTTCTTCCTGACGCAGGCGGCGCGGCCGCATCTGAAATCGGGCGCGGCGATCGTGAACTGCACCAGCGTGACCATGTATCAGGGCTCGAAGGAGCTGCTCGACTATTCCAGCACCAAGGGCGCCATCACCGCCTTCACCCGCTCGCTCTCCGAAAATCTCGTCGAGCATGGCATCCGGGTGAACGCCGTGGCGCCGGGGCCGATCTGGACGCCGCTCAACCCCTCGGGCGGGGCCAGCCCGGAGAAACTGGAAGGCTTCGGCGAGACGACCCCGATGGGCCGCCCCGGCCAGCCCAACGAGGTGGCGCCCGCCTTCCTGTTCCTCGCCTGCGCGGATTCGAGCTATATGTCGGGGCAGGTGCTGCATCCGAACGGCGGCACCATCGTCAACGGCTGA
- a CDS encoding 3-oxoacid CoA-transferase subunit A: MIDKAVASAEAAVADIFEGAAVMIGGFGTAGMPDQLIDALITRGVGNLTIINNNAGNGEQGVAALIREGRVRKIICSFPRQADSHHFDAAYRAGRIELELVPQGNLAARIQAAGAGLGAIFTPTGYGTLLAAGKEVREFGGKHYVLEEPIHADFALIKAHRGDRWGNLTFRKTARNFGPIMAMAARTTIAQVSGIVPLGELDPEGVVTPGIFVQRVVEIAPAPPAALAA; the protein is encoded by the coding sequence ATGATCGACAAGGCGGTGGCCAGTGCGGAGGCGGCGGTCGCGGATATCTTCGAGGGGGCGGCGGTGATGATCGGCGGTTTCGGCACGGCCGGGATGCCCGATCAGCTGATCGACGCGCTCATCACCCGCGGCGTCGGCAACCTGACGATCATCAACAACAATGCCGGCAACGGCGAACAGGGCGTCGCCGCGCTGATCCGCGAGGGCCGGGTGCGCAAGATCATCTGTTCCTTCCCGCGCCAGGCGGACTCACACCATTTCGACGCCGCCTATCGCGCCGGCCGGATCGAGCTGGAACTGGTGCCGCAGGGCAATCTGGCGGCGCGCATCCAGGCGGCGGGTGCCGGCCTCGGCGCGATCTTCACGCCGACCGGCTACGGCACGCTGCTGGCGGCGGGCAAGGAAGTCCGCGAATTCGGCGGCAAACATTATGTGCTGGAAGAGCCGATCCACGCCGATTTCGCGCTCATCAAGGCGCATCGCGGCGATCGCTGGGGCAATCTCACCTTCCGCAAGACCGCGCGCAATTTCGGCCCGATCATGGCAATGGCGGCCAGGACGACGATCGCGCAGGTGAGCGGCATCGTGCCGCTCGGCGAGCTGGACCCGGAGGGGGTGGTGACCCCCGGTATCTTCGTCCAGCGCGTCGTCGAGATCGCCCCCGCTCCGCCCGCCGCCCTCGCCGCCTGA
- the ahcY gene encoding adenosylhomocysteinase: MATAFNDYVISDIALADFGRAEIRIAETEMPGLMALREEFGASQPLKGARITGSLHMTIQTAVLIETLVALGADVRWATCNIYSTQDHAAAAIAAAGIPVFAIKGESLADYWDYVGDIFNWGAGTDGTTANIILDDGGDATMFALWGAKLEAGATLGEPENEEEIEFQRALKAFIAKYPGYLTETVKNLRGVSEETTTGVHRLYEIAKKGELPFPAINVNDSVTKSKFDNLYGCKESLVDAIRRATDVMLAGKVACVAGFGDVGKGSAQSLRNGGARVMVTEVDPICALQAAMEGFEVVTMEEAVTRADIFCTATGNADVITAEHMAAMKPMSIVCNIGHFDSEIQIAALSNYKWTEVKPGTDLVEFPDGKQIIVLAKGRLVNLGCATGHPSFVMSASFTNQTLAQIELFTKPGHYANEVFVLPKHLDEKVAALHLEKLGVKLTKLSEKQASYIGVSTEGPFKPDHYRY; this comes from the coding sequence GTGGCCACCGCCTTCAACGATTATGTCATCAGCGATATCGCGCTTGCCGATTTCGGCCGCGCCGAGATCCGCATCGCCGAGACCGAAATGCCCGGCCTGATGGCGCTGCGCGAGGAATTCGGCGCGTCGCAGCCGCTGAAGGGCGCGCGCATCACCGGTTCGCTGCACATGACGATCCAGACCGCCGTGCTGATCGAGACGCTGGTGGCGCTCGGCGCCGACGTGCGCTGGGCGACGTGCAACATCTATTCGACGCAGGATCATGCCGCCGCCGCCATCGCCGCCGCGGGCATCCCCGTGTTCGCGATCAAGGGCGAGAGCCTGGCCGATTATTGGGATTATGTCGGCGACATCTTCAACTGGGGCGCCGGCACCGACGGCACCACCGCCAACATCATCCTCGATGACGGCGGCGACGCGACGATGTTCGCGCTGTGGGGCGCCAAGCTCGAGGCCGGCGCCACGCTCGGCGAGCCCGAGAATGAGGAAGAGATCGAGTTCCAGCGCGCGCTGAAGGCGTTCATCGCAAAATATCCCGGCTACCTGACCGAGACGGTGAAGAACCTGCGCGGCGTGTCGGAAGAGACCACCACCGGCGTCCACCGCCTGTACGAGATCGCCAAGAAGGGCGAACTGCCCTTCCCCGCGATCAACGTGAACGACAGCGTCACTAAGTCGAAGTTCGACAACCTCTACGGCTGCAAGGAATCGCTGGTCGACGCGATTCGCCGCGCCACCGACGTGATGCTCGCCGGCAAGGTCGCCTGCGTCGCCGGCTTCGGTGACGTCGGCAAGGGCTCGGCCCAGTCGCTCCGCAACGGCGGCGCCCGCGTGATGGTGACCGAAGTCGATCCGATCTGCGCGCTTCAGGCCGCGATGGAGGGCTTCGAGGTCGTCACCATGGAAGAGGCCGTCACCCGCGCCGACATCTTCTGCACCGCGACCGGCAATGCCGACGTCATCACCGCCGAGCATATGGCGGCGATGAAGCCGATGAGCATCGTGTGCAACATCGGCCACTTCGACAGCGAGATCCAGATCGCCGCTCTGTCGAACTACAAGTGGACCGAAGTGAAGCCCGGCACCGACCTGGTCGAATTCCCGGACGGCAAGCAGATCATCGTGCTGGCCAAGGGCCGCCTGGTGAACCTCGGCTGCGCCACCGGCCACCCGAGCTTCGTGATGTCGGCCAGCTTCACCAACCAGACGCTGGCGCAGATCGAGCTGTTCACCAAGCCCGGCCACTACGCCAACGAAGTGTTCGTCCTGCCGAAGCACCTCGACGAGAAGGTCGCGGCGCTCCACCTCGAAAAGCTGGGCGTGAAGCTCACCAAGCTCAGCGAGAAGCAGGCGTCCTACATCGGCGTCAGCACCGAAGGGCCGTTCAAGCCGGATCACTACCGCTACTGA
- a CDS encoding YqgE/AlgH family protein, protein MSDFPSLAGQLLLAMPGIGDPRFDHAVIAMCAHDEQGALGIGIGDTLEGVGLHALMQQLDIDPGAVADAPVHIGGPVEMQRGFVLHSLDWAGEDTLKVQPTWGLTSTLDVLRAIAAGEGPRDWLVALGYAGWSAGQLDDEMCRHGWFSAPASEALLFRTGPRQRWRAAFEGVGIDPALLAAGAGTA, encoded by the coding sequence ATGAGCGACTTCCCCTCGCTTGCCGGCCAGCTCCTGCTGGCGATGCCGGGCATCGGCGATCCCCGCTTCGATCATGCGGTGATCGCGATGTGCGCGCATGACGAGCAGGGCGCGCTCGGCATCGGCATCGGCGACACGCTGGAGGGCGTCGGCCTCCATGCGCTGATGCAGCAGCTCGATATCGATCCGGGCGCGGTGGCCGATGCGCCGGTGCATATCGGCGGGCCGGTGGAGATGCAGCGCGGCTTCGTGCTGCACAGCCTCGACTGGGCCGGTGAGGATACGCTTAAGGTGCAACCCACCTGGGGCCTCACCTCCACGCTCGACGTGCTGCGCGCGATCGCAGCGGGGGAGGGGCCGAGGGACTGGCTCGTGGCGCTCGGCTATGCCGGGTGGAGCGCCGGCCAGCTCGACGACGAAATGTGCCGCCACGGCTGGTTCTCGGCCCCCGCCAGCGAGGCTTTGCTGTTCCGCACCGGCCCGCGCCAGCGGTGGCGCGCGGCGTTCGAGGGGGTCGGAATCGATCCCGCCCTGCTCGCCGCCGGGGCGGGCACGGCCTGA
- a CDS encoding alpha/beta fold hydrolase: MFDDLDAFGWPEIGEPTDEAGFTAYDSGLTGSDERTDLLPTVFLPGLLCDGALWRHQIDALADHVAPFVADLTLDDSIAAMARRVLASAPPRFALVALSMGGYVALEIMRQAPGRVTRLALIDTSARPDTAARAATRRQGLASLARGRFVGITRALLETLVHPDRTTGPVADTLRAMAARVGKRAYVRQQTAILNRIDSRPHLRAIRVPTLVAVGDGDRVTPPADAEEMAASIPNARLHIFRDCGHMPAVELPEETAALLLSWLAE; encoded by the coding sequence ATGTTCGATGATCTTGATGCTTTTGGTTGGCCGGAGATCGGGGAGCCGACCGACGAGGCCGGTTTTACCGCTTACGATAGCGGGTTGACCGGCTCGGACGAGCGCACCGACCTCCTGCCGACGGTGTTCCTGCCCGGCCTGCTGTGCGACGGTGCCCTCTGGCGGCACCAGATCGACGCGCTGGCCGATCATGTCGCCCCCTTCGTCGCCGATCTCACGCTCGACGACAGCATCGCCGCCATGGCGCGGCGGGTTCTCGCCTCGGCGCCGCCGCGCTTCGCGCTCGTCGCGCTCTCGATGGGCGGCTATGTCGCCCTGGAGATCATGCGGCAGGCACCCGGGCGGGTCACGCGACTGGCCCTGATCGACACGAGCGCGCGACCCGATACGGCGGCCCGCGCGGCCACCCGGCGGCAGGGGCTCGCGTCCCTCGCCCGCGGCCGGTTCGTCGGCATCACCCGCGCGCTGCTCGAGACGCTGGTCCATCCCGACCGGACCACCGGCCCCGTCGCCGACACGCTGCGGGCGATGGCGGCGCGGGTCGGCAAGCGCGCCTATGTCCGCCAGCAGACCGCCATCCTCAACCGCATCGATTCCCGCCCCCACCTCCGCGCGATCCGCGTGCCGACGCTGGTGGCGGTGGGTGACGGCGATCGCGTTACGCCCCCGGCCGACGCCGAGGAAATGGCCGCTTCGATCCCCAACGCCCGCCTGCACATCTTCCGGGATTGCGGCCATATGCCGGCCGTCGAACTGCCGGAGGAGACCGCCGCCCTTTTGCTGTCCTGGCTCGCCGAATGA
- the pcaF gene encoding 3-oxoadipyl-CoA thiolase: MSEAFICDAIRTPVGRYGGILAKVRADDLGALPMRALLARNPSLDPSAIEEVFYGCANQSGEDNRNVARMSLLLAGVPHVVPGVTLNRLCASGLEAVGAAARAIKADEMALAIAGGVESMTRAPFVMGKADAPFGRNQKIEDTTMGWRFVNPALDALYGTETMPRTGENVAQDHGISRADQDAFAVRSQQRAIAAQQSGFHAEEIVAVSVPGRKKGETVEVSVDEHPRADTTIETLAKLKPLFGPDGTVTAGNASGINDGAAAMIVASEAAVKAHGLTPRARILGLASAGVEPRVMGIGPVPASQKLMARLGLTIGDFDAIELNEAFASQSLASLRALGLPDDAAHVNANGGAIALGHPLGMSGARIAMTLVHQLEKSGGRRGLTTLCIGVGMGLALAVERV, encoded by the coding sequence ATGAGCGAAGCCTTCATCTGCGATGCGATCCGCACCCCCGTCGGCCGCTACGGCGGCATCCTCGCCAAGGTCCGCGCCGACGATCTCGGCGCCTTGCCCATGCGGGCGCTGCTGGCGCGCAATCCGTCGCTCGATCCCTCGGCGATCGAGGAGGTGTTCTACGGTTGCGCCAACCAGTCGGGCGAGGACAATCGCAACGTCGCGCGGATGAGCCTGCTGCTGGCGGGCGTGCCGCATGTCGTGCCGGGGGTGACGCTCAACCGGCTGTGCGCGTCGGGGCTGGAAGCGGTCGGCGCGGCGGCGCGGGCGATCAAGGCCGACGAGATGGCGCTCGCCATCGCCGGCGGGGTCGAGAGCATGACGCGCGCGCCCTTCGTGATGGGCAAGGCCGACGCGCCGTTCGGCCGCAACCAGAAGATCGAGGACACGACGATGGGCTGGCGCTTCGTCAACCCCGCGCTCGACGCCCTCTACGGCACCGAGACGATGCCCCGCACCGGCGAGAATGTCGCGCAGGATCATGGCATCAGCCGCGCCGACCAGGATGCCTTCGCCGTCCGCAGCCAGCAGCGCGCCATCGCTGCGCAGCAGAGCGGCTTCCACGCCGAGGAGATCGTCGCCGTCAGCGTGCCCGGCCGGAAGAAGGGCGAGACGGTGGAGGTGTCGGTCGACGAACATCCCCGCGCCGACACCACGATCGAGACGCTGGCCAAGCTGAAGCCGCTGTTCGGCCCGGACGGCACCGTCACGGCAGGCAACGCCTCGGGTATCAACGATGGCGCGGCGGCGATGATCGTCGCCAGCGAGGCGGCGGTGAAGGCGCATGGGCTGACCCCGCGCGCCCGCATCCTCGGTCTCGCCTCGGCCGGCGTCGAGCCGCGCGTGATGGGCATCGGCCCGGTGCCGGCCAGCCAGAAACTGATGGCGCGCCTCGGCCTTACCATCGGCGATTTCGACGCGATCGAACTCAACGAGGCCTTCGCCAGCCAGTCGCTCGCCTCGCTGCGCGCGCTGGGCCTCCCCGACGATGCCGCGCACGTCAACGCCAACGGCGGCGCGATCGCGCTCGGCCACCCCCTCGGCATGTCCGGCGCGCGGATCGCGATGACCTTGGTGCATCAGCTCGAGAAATCGGGCGGCAGGCGCGGTCTGACGACCTTGTGCATCGGCGTCGGCATGGGGTTGGCGCTCGCCGTCGAGCGGGTCTGA
- a CDS encoding LysR family transcriptional regulator: protein MELRHIRYFLAVAEARNFTRAAQRLGIGQPPLSQQIRDLEDEIGVRLFHRIPQGAELTEAGHAFLAGVRTLPDQVQAAVHGAQRAGRGETGALRVGFTGSAAFNPVVPGIIRAYRRAYPDVELSLQEGNSLDLVTALRDDLLDAAFLRPESVEIEGLQLRELDDEAMVVALPSAHRLAGAASVRLADLATEAFVLTPRNLGPTLFDAAVTACREVGFEPQLGQSAPQIASVLALVAAELGVSLVPASMRKAAIQGVTYCDLADVRRSVRIAIACRRTDLSPAVRHFYAEARAQAPSPAVRAG, encoded by the coding sequence ATGGAGTTGCGCCACATCCGCTATTTCCTCGCGGTGGCCGAGGCGCGCAACTTCACCCGCGCGGCGCAGCGGCTGGGGATCGGCCAGCCACCGCTCAGCCAGCAGATCCGCGATCTGGAGGATGAGATCGGCGTCCGGCTGTTCCACCGTATCCCGCAGGGCGCCGAACTGACCGAGGCGGGGCATGCCTTCCTGGCCGGCGTCCGCACGCTGCCCGATCAGGTGCAGGCGGCGGTGCATGGCGCGCAGCGGGCAGGGCGGGGGGAGACCGGGGCGTTGCGGGTCGGCTTCACCGGATCGGCGGCCTTCAATCCGGTCGTGCCCGGCATCATCCGGGCCTATCGCCGGGCCTATCCCGATGTCGAACTCTCGTTGCAGGAGGGCAATTCGCTCGATCTCGTCACGGCCCTGCGGGACGATCTGCTCGACGCGGCCTTCCTCCGCCCGGAATCGGTCGAGATCGAAGGGCTGCAACTGCGCGAGCTGGACGACGAAGCGATGGTCGTGGCGCTGCCCTCCGCGCATCGGCTGGCGGGCGCTGCTTCGGTGCGGCTGGCCGACCTCGCGACCGAGGCCTTCGTGCTCACCCCGCGAAACCTGGGGCCGACCTTGTTCGACGCCGCCGTCACCGCCTGTCGCGAAGTGGGGTTCGAGCCGCAGTTGGGGCAATCCGCCCCGCAGATTGCATCGGTCCTCGCGCTCGTCGCGGCCGAACTGGGCGTGTCTCTGGTGCCGGCCTCGATGCGGAAGGCGGCGATCCAGGGGGTGACCTATTGCGATCTGGCCGATGTCCGGCGGAGCGTGCGCATCGCGATCGCCTGCCGCCGGACCGACCTGTCGCCGGCCGTCCGCCATTTCTATGCCGAGGCGAGGGCGCAGGCACCCTCACCGGCAGTGCGGGCCGGCTGA
- a CDS encoding GNAT family N-acetyltransferase, which yields MADESDWIIRPASHADVDRLALIGAATFLETFAGILDGDAIVAHCQRRHSAAAYREALDEGGAAWLVETRAGRAPIGFALVGEPDLPGAAPDGSDIELKRIYILSRFHGGGVGGALMRQAVDHAAAQGRQRLLLGVYAGNVRARAFYLHSGFVQIAERTFRVGDRDYDDVVLARPIG from the coding sequence ATGGCGGACGAATCGGATTGGATCATCCGCCCAGCCTCCCATGCGGACGTCGACCGGCTGGCGCTGATCGGCGCCGCGACCTTTCTCGAGACGTTCGCGGGCATCCTCGATGGCGATGCGATCGTGGCCCATTGCCAGCGCCGGCATAGCGCGGCGGCCTATCGGGAGGCGCTCGACGAGGGTGGTGCGGCGTGGCTGGTCGAGACGCGCGCCGGGCGGGCGCCGATCGGCTTCGCGCTGGTGGGCGAACCCGACCTGCCCGGCGCGGCGCCCGATGGCAGCGATATCGAGCTGAAGCGCATCTACATCCTGTCACGCTTTCACGGCGGCGGGGTCGGTGGCGCGCTGATGCGGCAGGCGGTGGATCATGCGGCCGCGCAGGGGCGGCAGCGGTTGCTGCTGGGCGTGTACGCCGGAAACGTCCGGGCGCGGGCCTTCTACCTGCATAGCGGCTTCGTCCAGATCGCCGAACGTACTTTCCGCGTGGGTGATCGCGATTACGATGATGTCGTGCTGGCAAGGCCGATCGGATGA
- a CDS encoding 3-oxoacid CoA-transferase subunit B, translated as MNRLNRDQMAARVARDIPEGAYVNLGIGLPTKVANYLPVDREVFLQSENGLLGMGPAPAAGEEDWELINAGKQAVTLLAGGCFFHHADSFAMMRGGHLDICVLGAFQVSVTGDLANWHTGEPGAIPAVGGAMDLAIGAKQTFVMMDLLTKQGESKLVEACTYPLTGLGCVSRVYTDMAVFDVGPEGASVVEMVDGLSLDELRRLTGVPLDAPNALQAA; from the coding sequence ATGAACCGCCTGAACCGCGACCAGATGGCCGCCCGCGTCGCCCGCGACATTCCCGAGGGCGCCTATGTGAACCTCGGCATCGGCCTGCCGACCAAGGTGGCCAATTACCTGCCCGTCGATCGCGAAGTGTTCCTCCAGAGCGAGAACGGCCTGCTCGGCATGGGGCCGGCCCCGGCCGCCGGCGAGGAGGATTGGGAACTCATCAACGCCGGCAAGCAGGCGGTGACCCTGCTGGCGGGCGGCTGTTTCTTCCACCATGCCGACAGCTTCGCGATGATGCGCGGCGGGCATCTCGACATCTGCGTGCTGGGCGCCTTCCAGGTATCGGTGACGGGCGATCTGGCGAACTGGCACACCGGCGAGCCGGGCGCGATCCCGGCGGTGGGCGGGGCGATGGACCTCGCCATCGGCGCCAAGCAGACCTTCGTGATGATGGACCTGCTGACCAAGCAGGGCGAGAGCAAGCTGGTCGAGGCCTGCACCTATCCGCTTACCGGCCTCGGCTGCGTGAGCCGTGTCTATACCGATATGGCGGTGTTCGATGTCGGGCCAGAGGGCGCCAGCGTCGTCGAGATGGTCGATGGCCTCAGCCTCGACGAACTCCGCCGGCTGACCGGCGTGCCGCTCGACGCGCCGAACGCCCTGCAAGCCGCCTGA
- a CDS encoding lyase gives MSDLYEPESDFLKAIVAEEVPLSGSEWAEVNLSRLIAMTADGEKADRDWATFLLAQEELDTQGVRDALLRAARDEDNVVRAEAILGLARRDVRLALPLVQAGLREDVVSIPLLEAAALCAHPSLIADLRVWAQPSDESYVDAIAAEALAACEAVATADP, from the coding sequence ATGTCCGACCTCTACGAGCCAGAGTCCGACTTTCTGAAAGCCATCGTTGCCGAAGAGGTGCCGCTGTCCGGAAGTGAATGGGCAGAGGTGAATTTGTCTCGGCTCATCGCGATGACCGCTGACGGGGAAAAGGCCGATCGCGACTGGGCGACCTTCCTGCTCGCTCAGGAGGAATTGGACACGCAGGGCGTCAGAGATGCCCTGCTTCGGGCCGCGAGGGACGAAGATAATGTCGTCCGAGCGGAAGCTATCCTCGGGCTGGCGAGGCGTGACGTGCGTCTCGCTCTTCCACTCGTCCAGGCCGGATTGCGCGAGGATGTCGTTTCGATCCCCCTGCTGGAAGCCGCCGCGCTTTGCGCCCATCCGTCGCTTATCGCGGACCTGCGAGTGTGGGCGCAGCCTTCGGACGAATCCTATGTCGATGCGATCGCGGCGGAGGCTCTGGCGGCATGTGAGGCCGTGGCTACCGCCGATCCGTAA
- a CDS encoding IclR family transcriptional regulator domain-containing protein, which yields MQDLALLDANGDPDFMTSLARGLAVLRCFSDERRPMTIAQASRLTGLSRPAVKRCLHTLVRLGYAAQEGVHYALRPKVLSLGYAYLSSSTLAMRAQPLLDELRDELHESCSLGVIEEDEVYYVARAEVSRIMSIALRAGSRLPLYCTSMGRTLLAGQPRATQEAYLRRTDLKPLTANTETDPAMLLGVLRHVADEGYAIIDQELELGLRSIAVPVLGRDGVMAAVNVGTQSASVSLAELRSRFLPPLRRVARELAAGGLHNP from the coding sequence GTGCAGGATCTCGCGCTGCTGGATGCCAATGGCGACCCGGATTTCATGACCTCGCTGGCGCGCGGGTTGGCGGTGCTGCGCTGCTTTTCGGATGAGCGGCGCCCGATGACGATCGCGCAGGCGAGCAGGCTCACGGGGCTCAGCCGCCCGGCGGTGAAACGCTGCCTGCACACGCTCGTAAGGCTCGGCTATGCCGCGCAGGAGGGGGTGCATTATGCGCTGCGCCCCAAGGTGCTGTCGCTCGGCTACGCCTATCTGTCGTCGAGCACGCTCGCGATGCGCGCCCAGCCGCTGCTCGATGAGCTGCGCGACGAACTGCACGAATCCTGCTCGCTCGGCGTGATCGAGGAGGACGAGGTCTATTATGTCGCCCGCGCGGAGGTTTCGCGCATCATGTCGATCGCATTGCGCGCCGGCAGCCGCCTCCCACTCTACTGCACCTCGATGGGCCGCACCCTGCTGGCCGGCCAGCCGCGCGCCACGCAGGAAGCCTATCTGCGCCGCACCGATCTCAAGCCGCTGACGGCGAATACGGAGACCGATCCTGCGATGCTTCTCGGCGTGCTTCGTCATGTCGCGGACGAAGGCTATGCGATCATCGACCAGGAACTCGAACTGGGCCTGCGATCGATTGCCGTGCCTGTTTTGGGGCGGGATGGCGTCATGGCGGCGGTGAATGTCGGCACGCAATCCGCCAGCGTCAGCCTGGCCGAGCTGCGATCGCGGTTCCTGCCGCCCCTTCGCCGGGTAGCACGCGAGCTGGCCGCAGGAGGATTGCACAACCCCTGA